Proteins encoded within one genomic window of Paraglaciecola psychrophila 170:
- a CDS encoding ester cyclase codes for MQYNFEPEAVKDNLLSLFSPNAVIQLCFPFEKITDVEGFFQQALIPLFQSIPDLERRDSIIMSGPTAKGIHWVGCCGFYCGSFDKPWLDIPATGHMVSLRFHEFYKFEGNKVIEYQGIWDIPDVMMQANAWPMAPSLGREWHVPGPASQDGITLKAWDRASSKKSETLVGDMCVALGNYATGGAEAMRLHDYWHPRCSWYGPSGIGTARTISGFRDWHQIPFLNGLPDRVGNPHAGHLFADANYAAFTAWPGMHMTVSGSGWLGIAPGDQKISMRSLDFWRVEGDLIRENWVLIDMLSVYDQLGVDVLGRMREFNKARR; via the coding sequence TTGCAGTACAACTTTGAACCCGAAGCAGTTAAAGACAATTTACTTTCGCTTTTTAGTCCAAACGCTGTTATTCAACTTTGTTTTCCTTTCGAAAAAATCACCGACGTAGAAGGATTTTTTCAGCAAGCATTAATACCACTGTTCCAGTCAATTCCTGATCTTGAACGACGAGACTCGATTATTATGTCAGGCCCAACAGCAAAAGGTATTCATTGGGTGGGATGTTGTGGTTTTTATTGCGGCTCTTTTGATAAGCCTTGGTTAGACATTCCTGCAACAGGCCATATGGTCTCATTGCGTTTTCATGAATTTTATAAATTTGAAGGTAATAAGGTCATAGAATACCAAGGAATATGGGATATCCCTGACGTTATGATGCAGGCGAATGCTTGGCCAATGGCTCCGAGTTTGGGTCGTGAATGGCATGTACCCGGGCCTGCAAGTCAAGATGGCATCACCCTAAAAGCGTGGGATAGAGCCAGCTCTAAAAAATCAGAAACTTTGGTTGGCGACATGTGTGTAGCGCTGGGGAATTATGCAACAGGAGGGGCTGAAGCCATGCGTTTACATGATTATTGGCACCCCAGATGTTCTTGGTATGGACCGTCAGGTATCGGTACGGCCAGAACAATTAGCGGATTTAGAGATTGGCATCAGATCCCATTTCTAAATGGTCTTCCAGATAGAGTTGGCAATCCTCATGCAGGTCACTTATTTGCAGATGCGAATTACGCAGCTTTTACAGCTTGGCCAGGCATGCATATGACAGTATCTGGTTCTGGTTGGTTGGGTATTGCACCAGGGGATCAAAAAATAAGCATGCGTAGTCTTGATTTTTGGCGTGTAGAAGGTGACCTAATTCGAGAGAACTGGGTATTAATAGATATGCTTTCTGTTTATGACCAGCTAGGTGTTGATGTGTTGGGAAGAATGCGCGAATTTAATAAAGCACGACGTTAG
- a CDS encoding alpha/beta hydrolase → MRLSVFLVLYLSSTVCLSVELNILPNKNQRIERRLLQFENDNLKQSALLIIGSPNKLKSDTLIVMAHGFHPDPAKYGRVETGESFRPGDYYRSWVNAYAKAGFNVLIPDYRGHNDSQGITYTHQTGKVKFPDRLYASDLIAAINALEKHLLTEFKNIVLIGHSMGGPISFYAASQIKNKVKLISLWSTAKYRFPKISVSAKYVIHHGKYDAVTPISNVGFYLQNHKQQLAAKFVYESEQHLLSTDDFELAVSRDIQLIREIENGNH, encoded by the coding sequence ATGCGTTTATCGGTATTTCTTGTTTTATATTTAAGTTCAACAGTATGTTTGAGTGTTGAACTTAATATTCTCCCCAACAAAAATCAGAGGATTGAAAGACGCTTACTACAGTTTGAAAATGATAATTTAAAACAAAGTGCATTATTAATTATCGGTAGTCCAAACAAGCTAAAATCAGACACTCTCATTGTGATGGCTCATGGTTTTCACCCTGACCCAGCAAAATATGGAAGGGTAGAAACTGGCGAATCCTTCAGACCAGGTGATTATTATAGAAGTTGGGTAAATGCTTATGCAAAAGCAGGTTTTAACGTGTTGATCCCTGATTATCGGGGGCATAACGATTCTCAAGGAATCACCTACACGCATCAAACCGGAAAAGTAAAATTCCCCGATCGACTCTACGCCTCAGATCTTATTGCTGCTATAAATGCACTAGAAAAACACTTATTAACCGAATTTAAAAACATCGTGCTTATTGGGCACTCTATGGGAGGTCCCATTAGCTTCTATGCCGCCAGTCAAATAAAAAATAAGGTTAAATTAATATCACTTTGGTCAACGGCAAAGTATCGATTTCCAAAAATAAGTGTATCTGCTAAGTATGTAATTCATCATGGTAAATATGATGCTGTTACTCCTATCAGTAATGTTGGATTTTACCTTCAAAATCATAAGCAACAGTTAGCAGCCAAATTTGTATACGAATCGGAACAGCATCTGTTATCAACCGATGATTTTGAGCTTGCCGTATCCAGAGACATCCAACTAATCCGTGAGATCGAAAATGGAAACCACTGA
- a CDS encoding nuclear transport factor 2 family protein: MANFQSEKAYVMEYFKAMEKASTTSLTKVQASYIADDYEFYGVYPFNKINNLKEVSANVWQPLYQSFKNIQRRQDVFIAGSNDVSGDTWVMSMGHFMGLFDSDWLGIRATRKVVMLKYAEFNCVENGKITKTGLWLDIIGLMQQVGINPLPPQTGASFIHPGPRHHNGLVLDEQPAEEAVKTLQVLNTMIDDLSQLNKTANDRAGEQVMKKNWHDDMAWYGPAGIGSTFTIPRYQEQHMYPFREGLTDKVFNGHICRFAEGQFACFFGWPNLSNKSKGGFLGMPSGDSQADMRIVDVYYREGDKLLENWVMMDIPYWLKQQGVDILERTASIENPTL; the protein is encoded by the coding sequence ATGGCCAATTTTCAAAGCGAAAAAGCCTATGTAATGGAGTATTTCAAAGCAATGGAAAAGGCAAGTACCACTTCACTTACAAAGGTTCAAGCATCTTACATTGCTGATGATTATGAATTTTACGGTGTGTACCCTTTTAATAAGATAAACAATTTAAAAGAAGTTTCTGCGAATGTTTGGCAACCTCTTTACCAGTCATTTAAAAATATTCAAAGACGCCAAGATGTATTTATCGCTGGTTCAAATGATGTGAGTGGTGATACATGGGTAATGAGTATGGGACATTTTATGGGGCTGTTTGACAGTGATTGGCTAGGGATCCGCGCCACACGAAAAGTTGTTATGCTGAAATATGCCGAATTTAACTGTGTTGAGAACGGTAAAATAACTAAGACAGGTTTATGGTTAGACATTATTGGACTCATGCAGCAAGTAGGTATTAATCCATTACCGCCACAAACGGGTGCCAGTTTTATCCACCCAGGACCACGTCACCACAATGGTTTAGTACTTGATGAGCAGCCAGCTGAGGAGGCAGTGAAAACCTTACAAGTTCTCAACACTATGATAGATGATTTGAGTCAGTTAAACAAAACGGCTAATGACAGGGCAGGTGAACAGGTGATGAAAAAGAACTGGCACGATGACATGGCATGGTATGGACCCGCAGGTATCGGTTCAACTTTTACTATTCCTCGATATCAAGAACAACACATGTATCCCTTTAGAGAAGGACTGACTGACAAAGTATTCAACGGCCACATATGTCGGTTTGCTGAAGGTCAATTTGCTTGTTTCTTCGGATGGCCAAATTTATCAAATAAGTCTAAAGGTGGCTTTTTAGGCATGCCCAGCGGCGATAGCCAAGCCGATATGCGGATTGTTGATGTTTATTACCGTGAGGGAGATAAATTATTAGAAAACTGGGTGATGATGGACATTCCATATTGGTTAAAACAACAGGGGGTAGATATCCTTGAACGAACGGCCAGTATTGAGAACCCAACACTGTAA